One Vitis vinifera cultivar Pinot Noir 40024 chromosome 8, ASM3070453v1 genomic window carries:
- the LOC100252323 gene encoding AMP deaminase isoform X2, translated as MDSYAIHLAVAALVGASFVAVSAYYMHRKTLAQLLEFAKTVEREREREENSDGVGLGDSPQHFRKYGEKRRSHSSGRRKGSGYNKRGSSSLPDVTAISGVGDGEDRRNGEFSVDGIPVGLPRLHTLPEGKSGALANSTKRAGHIIRPTSPKSPVASASAFESVEGSDDEDNLPDNSKLDTTYLHANGTTDPDSKSLFPNLPDHVTANGEQLPIAASSMIRSHSVSGDLHGVQPDPVAADILRKEPEHETFVRLKISPTEVPSPDEEEVYMILKDCLEMRESYLFREETAPWEREVISDPSTPKPDPNPFSYTLEGKSDHYFQMEDGVVNVYANKDSKDKLFPVADATTFFTDLHHILRVIAAGNIRTLCHHRLVLLEQKFNLHVMLNADREFLAQKSAPHRDFYNVRKVDTHVHHSACMNQKHLLRFIKSKLRKEPDEVVIFRDGTYLTLKEVFESLDLTGYDLNVDLLDVHADKSTFHRFDKFNLKYNPCGQSRLREIFLKQDNLIQGRFLGELTKQVFSDLAASKYQMAEYRISIYGRKQSEWDQLASWIVNNDLYSENVVWLIQLPRLYNVYKDMGIVTSFQNMLDNIFLPLFEVTVNPDSHPQLHVFLKQVVGLDLVDDESKPERRPTKHMPTPAQWTNAFNPAFSYYVYYCYANLYTLNKLRESKGMTTIKFRPHSGEAGDTDHLAATFLTSHNIAHGINLRKSPVLQYLYYLAQIGLAMSPLSNNSLFLDYHRNPFPMFFLRGLNVSLSTDDPLQIHLTKEPLVEEYSIAASVWRLSSCDLCEIARNSVYQSGFSHALKSHWIGQEYYKRGPDGNDIRKTNVPHIRVEFRETIWREEMQQVYLGKFKLPEEIEK; from the exons ATGGATTCATACGCTATCCATCTGGCCGTGGCGGCTCTGGTCGGGGCTTCTTTTGTGGCAGTATCAGCCTATTATATGCACCGCAAAACCCTAGCACAGTTGCTTGAATTTGCGAAGACGGTAGAGAGGGAACGGGAGCGGGAGGAGAACTCGGACGGGGTTGGCCTGGGAGACTCGCCGCAGCATTTCAGGAAGTACGGCGAGAAGCGAAGGAGCCACAGCAGCGGTCGGAGGAAGGGGAGCGGCTACAACAAGAGAGGCTCGTCGTCCTTGCCGGACGTTACCGCAATTTCCGGCGTCGGTGATGGAGAGGACAGGCGTAACGGGGAGTTTTCCGTAGACGGCATTCCGGTTGGCTTGCCACGGCTGCACACGCTTCCAGAAG GGAAATCTGGGGCCCTTGCAAATTCAACCAAGAGAGCTGGGCATATTATCAGACCGACTTCTCCCAAGTCTCCTGTTGCCAGTGCTAGTGCCTTTGAGAGTGTGGAAGGATCAGATGATGAAGATAATTTGCCAGACAATTCTAAACTGGACACTACATATCTGCATGCTAATGGAACCACT GACCCAGACAGTAAAAGCTTGTTCCCAAATTTACCTGATCATGTCACTGCAAATGGAGAACAACTGCCAATAGCTGCTTCGAGTATGATTCGTTCGCATAGTGTATCTGGTGACCTGCATGGTGTTCAGCCTGATCCTGTAGCAGCTGATATTCTAAGGAAAGAGCCAGAGCATGAAACTTTTGTACGACTTAAAATTTCCCCAACTG AGGTACCATCGCCTGATGAAGAGGAGGTCTATATGATTCTAAAAGATTGCCTTGAAATGCGAGAGAGTTATTTATTCAGGGAAGAGACTGCTCCATGGGAGAGAGAAGTTATATCTGACCCAAGTACACCCAAGCCTGATCCAAATCCATTTTCTTATACTCTTGAGGGAAAAAGTGAT CATTATTTTCAGATGGAAGATGGAGTTGTTAACGTGTACGCAAATAAAGATT CAAAAGACAAGCTTTTCCCAGTTGCTGATGCAACAACCTTTTTTACTGATCTGCATCACATACTTAGAGTAATAGCAGCTGGGAATATTCGAACCTTATGTCACCATCGGTTGGTTCTTCTCGAACAG AAATTCAACCTTCATGTGATGCTTAATGCGGATAGAGAATTCCTTGCACAGAAAAGTGCACCACATCGTGACTTTTATAATGTCAGGAAGGTCGATACACACGTTCATCACTCAGCATGCATGAATCAGAAACATCTTTTGAGGTTTATCAAGTCAAAACTGAGGAAAGAGCCTGATGAG GTTGTTATATTTCGGGATGGGACATATCTAACCTTAAAAGAAGTTTTTGAGAGCTTGGATTTAACTGg GTATGACCTGAATGTTGACCTTTTAGATGTTCATGCAGACAAGAGCACATTTCATCGTTTTGATAAGTTCAATCTCAAGTACAATCCCTGCGGTCAAAGTAGGCTCAGGGAAATTTTCCTTAAGCAGGATAATCTTATCCAAG GCCGTTTCCTTGGTGAGCTGACAAAGCAAGTATTTTCCGATCTCGCTGCAAGTAAATATCAG ATGGCTGAATACAGGATATCAATATATGGCAGAAAGCAAAGTGAGTGGGACCAACTTGCCAGTTGGATAGTGAATAATGATTTGTACAGTGAGAATGTTGTTTGGTTGATTCAG CTTCCCCGGCTGTATAATGTGTACAAGGATATGGGAATTGTTACATCATTTCAGAACATGCTGGACAATATCTTTCTTCCCCTGTTTGAGGTTACTGTGAATCCAGATTCACACCCTCAGTTGCACGTTTTCTTGAAACAG GTTGTTGGCCTGGACTTAGTGGATGATGAAAGCAAACCAGAAAGACGTCCTACAAAACATATGCCTACTCCAGCTCAGTGGACCAATGCTTTCAATCCTGCATTTTCATACTATGTCTACTACTGTTATGCTAACCTCTATACATTGAACAAG CTACGAGAGTCAAAGGGCATGACTACTATCAAATTCCGTCCACATTCTGGGGAG GCTGGTGACACTGACCACCTTGCTGCAACCTTTCTTACGTCTCACAATATTGCACATGGAATTAATTTGAGAAAATCTCCTGTACTTCAGTATCTGTATTACTTAGCACAG ATTGGTCTGGCTATGTCTCCTCTGAGCAACAATTCCTTGTTTTTGGACTATCATCGGAATCCTTTTCCTATGTTTTTCCTTCGGGGCCTCAATGTTTCCCTCTCTACAGATGATCCACTACAAATCCACCTAACAAAAGAACCCTTGGTGGAAGAATACAGCATAGCTGCTTCT GTATGGAGGCTGAGT
- the LOC100252323 gene encoding AMP deaminase isoform X1, with the protein MDSYAIHLAVAALVGASFVAVSAYYMHRKTLAQLLEFAKTVEREREREENSDGVGLGDSPQHFRKYGEKRRSHSSGRRKGSGYNKRGSSSLPDVTAISGVGDGEDRRNGEFSVDGIPVGLPRLHTLPEGKSGALANSTKRAGHIIRPTSPKSPVASASAFESVEGSDDEDNLPDNSKLDTTYLHANGTTQDPDSKSLFPNLPDHVTANGEQLPIAASSMIRSHSVSGDLHGVQPDPVAADILRKEPEHETFVRLKISPTEVPSPDEEEVYMILKDCLEMRESYLFREETAPWEREVISDPSTPKPDPNPFSYTLEGKSDHYFQMEDGVVNVYANKDSKDKLFPVADATTFFTDLHHILRVIAAGNIRTLCHHRLVLLEQKFNLHVMLNADREFLAQKSAPHRDFYNVRKVDTHVHHSACMNQKHLLRFIKSKLRKEPDEVVIFRDGTYLTLKEVFESLDLTGYDLNVDLLDVHADKSTFHRFDKFNLKYNPCGQSRLREIFLKQDNLIQGRFLGELTKQVFSDLAASKYQMAEYRISIYGRKQSEWDQLASWIVNNDLYSENVVWLIQLPRLYNVYKDMGIVTSFQNMLDNIFLPLFEVTVNPDSHPQLHVFLKQVVGLDLVDDESKPERRPTKHMPTPAQWTNAFNPAFSYYVYYCYANLYTLNKLRESKGMTTIKFRPHSGEAGDTDHLAATFLTSHNIAHGINLRKSPVLQYLYYLAQIGLAMSPLSNNSLFLDYHRNPFPMFFLRGLNVSLSTDDPLQIHLTKEPLVEEYSIAASVWRLSSCDLCEIARNSVYQSGFSHALKSHWIGQEYYKRGPDGNDIRKTNVPHIRVEFRETIWREEMQQVYLGKFKLPEEIEK; encoded by the exons ATGGATTCATACGCTATCCATCTGGCCGTGGCGGCTCTGGTCGGGGCTTCTTTTGTGGCAGTATCAGCCTATTATATGCACCGCAAAACCCTAGCACAGTTGCTTGAATTTGCGAAGACGGTAGAGAGGGAACGGGAGCGGGAGGAGAACTCGGACGGGGTTGGCCTGGGAGACTCGCCGCAGCATTTCAGGAAGTACGGCGAGAAGCGAAGGAGCCACAGCAGCGGTCGGAGGAAGGGGAGCGGCTACAACAAGAGAGGCTCGTCGTCCTTGCCGGACGTTACCGCAATTTCCGGCGTCGGTGATGGAGAGGACAGGCGTAACGGGGAGTTTTCCGTAGACGGCATTCCGGTTGGCTTGCCACGGCTGCACACGCTTCCAGAAG GGAAATCTGGGGCCCTTGCAAATTCAACCAAGAGAGCTGGGCATATTATCAGACCGACTTCTCCCAAGTCTCCTGTTGCCAGTGCTAGTGCCTTTGAGAGTGTGGAAGGATCAGATGATGAAGATAATTTGCCAGACAATTCTAAACTGGACACTACATATCTGCATGCTAATGGAACCACT CAGGACCCAGACAGTAAAAGCTTGTTCCCAAATTTACCTGATCATGTCACTGCAAATGGAGAACAACTGCCAATAGCTGCTTCGAGTATGATTCGTTCGCATAGTGTATCTGGTGACCTGCATGGTGTTCAGCCTGATCCTGTAGCAGCTGATATTCTAAGGAAAGAGCCAGAGCATGAAACTTTTGTACGACTTAAAATTTCCCCAACTG AGGTACCATCGCCTGATGAAGAGGAGGTCTATATGATTCTAAAAGATTGCCTTGAAATGCGAGAGAGTTATTTATTCAGGGAAGAGACTGCTCCATGGGAGAGAGAAGTTATATCTGACCCAAGTACACCCAAGCCTGATCCAAATCCATTTTCTTATACTCTTGAGGGAAAAAGTGAT CATTATTTTCAGATGGAAGATGGAGTTGTTAACGTGTACGCAAATAAAGATT CAAAAGACAAGCTTTTCCCAGTTGCTGATGCAACAACCTTTTTTACTGATCTGCATCACATACTTAGAGTAATAGCAGCTGGGAATATTCGAACCTTATGTCACCATCGGTTGGTTCTTCTCGAACAG AAATTCAACCTTCATGTGATGCTTAATGCGGATAGAGAATTCCTTGCACAGAAAAGTGCACCACATCGTGACTTTTATAATGTCAGGAAGGTCGATACACACGTTCATCACTCAGCATGCATGAATCAGAAACATCTTTTGAGGTTTATCAAGTCAAAACTGAGGAAAGAGCCTGATGAG GTTGTTATATTTCGGGATGGGACATATCTAACCTTAAAAGAAGTTTTTGAGAGCTTGGATTTAACTGg GTATGACCTGAATGTTGACCTTTTAGATGTTCATGCAGACAAGAGCACATTTCATCGTTTTGATAAGTTCAATCTCAAGTACAATCCCTGCGGTCAAAGTAGGCTCAGGGAAATTTTCCTTAAGCAGGATAATCTTATCCAAG GCCGTTTCCTTGGTGAGCTGACAAAGCAAGTATTTTCCGATCTCGCTGCAAGTAAATATCAG ATGGCTGAATACAGGATATCAATATATGGCAGAAAGCAAAGTGAGTGGGACCAACTTGCCAGTTGGATAGTGAATAATGATTTGTACAGTGAGAATGTTGTTTGGTTGATTCAG CTTCCCCGGCTGTATAATGTGTACAAGGATATGGGAATTGTTACATCATTTCAGAACATGCTGGACAATATCTTTCTTCCCCTGTTTGAGGTTACTGTGAATCCAGATTCACACCCTCAGTTGCACGTTTTCTTGAAACAG GTTGTTGGCCTGGACTTAGTGGATGATGAAAGCAAACCAGAAAGACGTCCTACAAAACATATGCCTACTCCAGCTCAGTGGACCAATGCTTTCAATCCTGCATTTTCATACTATGTCTACTACTGTTATGCTAACCTCTATACATTGAACAAG CTACGAGAGTCAAAGGGCATGACTACTATCAAATTCCGTCCACATTCTGGGGAG GCTGGTGACACTGACCACCTTGCTGCAACCTTTCTTACGTCTCACAATATTGCACATGGAATTAATTTGAGAAAATCTCCTGTACTTCAGTATCTGTATTACTTAGCACAG ATTGGTCTGGCTATGTCTCCTCTGAGCAACAATTCCTTGTTTTTGGACTATCATCGGAATCCTTTTCCTATGTTTTTCCTTCGGGGCCTCAATGTTTCCCTCTCTACAGATGATCCACTACAAATCCACCTAACAAAAGAACCCTTGGTGGAAGAATACAGCATAGCTGCTTCT GTATGGAGGCTGAGT